From the genome of Medicago truncatula cultivar Jemalong A17 chromosome 2, MtrunA17r5.0-ANR, whole genome shotgun sequence:
AcagaaagaagagaagtagcTGCTTTCATTTTGCAGTCTTATTTAGGTGATATTGTGGTGCTTATAGATTCATATGTCAAAGTCGTAGAGCAccataaacaaattattttagcTGGAAATAAATATGCTCTTGAGCATGATGTGTTTTCAGAATAATCGTCAAGGCTGAACATTATTTTGTATTGTTGCTtgtaaaatgtaaaaaacaacCTTTTTTACTGAACCAGAACGAATATAGtctatttttgacaaaagaatTATGATAATCTTGAAAAGCCACATTGTATAATCATTATGGCAAAGTTTGTTATCATCTTTTGCACCCCGGATTTGGAAAGTTGATGCTCTTAAGACAATGgttatttttgaataaactgTTGTGATAGGAACtgaatttaaatgaaaaaactGAAATAAATTCTTAATGAATGAATCTCCCTCTAAACTTATTACTCAGGTTGTTCATAAGAATCTGGATTATCCCACAGGAACCCCCAAACTATCTAAATACAAATACCCGTGCTCCAAACCATCGTCGTCATGACTAATTAGACATCTAGTGAGTTTGGGTCACTTGGTTCGCTGCAGACTGCAGTAACAAAAGCAGCACTCACGGCATCCGAGACCGTTCTAcggcaacaacaacaacaacaaccaagtcttatcccactaagttgGGTCGGCTACATGGTGTAAGAGTGCATATATTCCATGTTCCAAAACGATTCTTATTCTCATTAACTAGCTTCTTTACCAGCACCCGTTCATAAAGATGTGGGAACCCTTGCTTATTTTTCACTGCATCCAGGCAGTAATGCAGCGGCCGTTGCTCATTTGACACTGTACTTGAGCTATACAGTGCGTTGCTTTCGGGAAATGACAGCATTCACACTATTTCGTATTTGGTCCATGTCATAGGGATTCAACAAAGTTTTACGTTGGCTGTcgaggcctaacacaaccctctCCTTTTACCCAGGCTTGGGACCGGCCTTGGCAGGATTTTATTCGAGACCGTCCTGACAGTGTAAATTTTAAAGGTTggaattttcattttagaaaaagaaatcatAAATGTGTATTGCCAAGTGTAAAATGACAAGTTATTTGCAATAACGGGTAGAATGTATATATACAGAGCAAAGGAATGAAAGAATGATCTGTCTAGACATCTATCACTAGCTAACTAAAACTTAAGTTGACTAAGAAATCCTTGAATATATAACATCAATAAAGTTAAGCTAATATACACAACAAACTGAACCAAATATGTTTCGATTAAGTTCAATTTGGACGACAACGAATTAAAGTCAGAGGGCGGCAAAGACTTTGTGTGAATGTCAGCAACTTGGTTGGCAGAGATACTGATATTAATTGGATGACACCAGTCTGAACTCTGAACTTTTTCTCCAACTAAGTGGCAATCATTATCTATGTGCTTAGTCCTCTCATGAAATGTTGGATTTCGGGCAATGGAATGGCTGACTTGCTGTTACAGTCACAGTATAACGGAACTGGACGAACAAGCGTGCATTTTAGATCTTGTAACTTGTAAGATGTAGATAAGCCATTGAATCTCTCGAGTAGTGAAGGCCAATTCCTGATATAGAGCCTCAAAACTGGTGCAAAAGACTGTCGGTTGCTTCTTAGACTTTCAAGATATCAATGAAGAAGCAAGAAACATTGAATACTCTGCAATTGATCTTCTAGAGTCAGGGAAGGCAGCCCAATCTGCATCCCTAAATGAAGCAACTTTATATTAGAAGATGCAAAAAAGAATACTCCCTTCCCAGGAGAGCCTTTAATGTAATGCAGAACATGAAGTGCAACTGCATAGTGTGCCTCAATAGAAGCTGAAACAATCCGGCTTTATCTTTTAATCGCAAAAGCAAGATCAGGCCGAGTGTTTGTAAGATAAATCATGTGACATACGAGACGAGTCTGCGATAAGCTGCTGGATCAGATTATGCAGGGCTTTCAGTAGCTGAATGTTTGAGAATAGGAGCCATTGGTGTGGAGGCCGATTTGCATGGTAGGATGCCTGAATCATCTAAGCTctagtgctttttttttttggcaaaacgAAATACCCTTAAGTTAGCCAAGATCCTTGATCTGAAACTGATTGCCAAGCATAGAACTTACAGAGTTAATCTCGTCAAGATCATTCCATGCAAGATTCAAGAACAATGCCATCTACATAACCAGACTTTGATGGCAAGTAACCAATATTCGAAAGAGCTGAAGTAAGATTGAAATTCTCTTTTTCGACTGGCTTGCTTAAGTCCATAAAGAGACTTGAGTAATTTGCAAACTTTGTTAGGTTGAGAAGTCTTAAACCCAGGAGGTATGGTCATGTATACTTGCTACTTGCTGAGTGCAAACTATATTGCAATGGTAATCTCTAAAGTATGTATGCGATTTTGGCCTCCCAAGTTTAAAATGAGCACTTTTGACCTCTTCACTTTAGTGCCATTCACATTTACCAGTCTCCTATGCACATTTTGaccaattttaaaaaacaaacttgTTAATTTTAATAACTTGACATGTTCAAGTGTATGCCAAGTTGCCAACTTGGAAATTTACTTGACGACTTCAATCTACTAAGGTTCCACCTCCAAGATACGACCTTAATTTCCTCAAAGATCTCCTCCACATTCTTGACACCATTATTGAAAATCCTCTGTTCCTAGACCTCCAAAGCACCTAAATTTAAAGCAGTACTATGTGCCCGTCTTCCGTTATCCTACTGTGTTAATACGTATAAATTTTgaacattaatttttatgaaattttcattaaattcattttgattttaattaaaattataggtatagataatagatattttgtattttatattgtaacaaatcaTACTTCAATGATACCAACACTATAAGTCTATAACAAATTTAAATcttttaatataaattcttattttttaaattaaactaaCTAATTTCTTAtagtcaaatttatttaagggtataattgaaagagaaaaaaatcagCTCAAATccgcctatttttttttatatatagtatagatacaactaaaagttaaaaaaatatttaatatttgattttttagttgaACTTTTGCTGGACGAATTTATCATTGATAACttagttatttttaaaattttaatattagatTTAAATCTAAGTGGTTAATAGTAAATTTTAAAAGTAACTTCTTTTTTGTTAATCCGTGGATTTTCAAAGGAAATGGACTTTGATAATTCAGAATTCGGTCGTgagataaattaaatttgataaaaaaaattatatctaaaAATCGAACTCTAACActtttgataattattttgcTTCAGAACTACttttgaaaaccaaaaaaacatcGCAACAAGAATATCTTGGtttatctaaaaataaaatggttaattaagtttttagtcctcGTAAATATTcagagttttgtttttaatccctacaacATAAAATCacagtttttagtccctgtgacattttccttaagcattttagggactaaaaatgttgatggaaaattttatagagactacaaatcttgatgaaaatttttatagaaactaaaaagtgtaattttattttacagagattaaaaacaaaataattctgaatatttaCAAGGAACAcgtttacttaattaacccaaaataaaataatattagtgTCAACtgaatcatatatataacttgTCTTTCAAATTCAAACCCAGGAACTTCACAAGGAATGGATCATGTTCAAATACAAACCAAAACCGCACTCACTCTTCATTCTCACTGCCCAAAAACGCTTCGTAGCATTACTACCACACCCTCCTTCTTCTTCAGCCACCACCCATTCATACAATGCCCTTATCAACCGCCATTCAACCCAAGGCGCTCACCGTCAAGTTCTCATCACCTACACATCCATGCTCAATGCAAACATCCCTTCTGATGCATACACTTTCCCTAGTCTTCTCAAAGCATGCTCGTTTCTTAACCTCTTTCATCTTGGTAATTCACTTCATCAACGTGTTATCGTTAATGGGTTGTCGACAGATTCGTATATTGCTTCGTCtttgatcaatttttatgttaaatttggTTATAATGATGTTGCACGTAAAGTGTTTGATTTTATGCCTGAGAGAAATGTTGTGCCTTGGACTACGGTTATTGGGTGTTATTCGAAAATGGGTGATGTTCGTGAGGCTTTTTCTTTGTTTCGTCAAATGCGTTACGAGGGAATTCAACCGAGTAGTGTTACTTTGCTGAGTTTGTTGTTTGGAGTTTCGGAGGTTCCTTATGTGCAGTGTTTGCATGGTTGTGCAATTTTTTATGGGTTTATGTCAGATTTGAATTTGTTAAATTCTATGGTGAATTTGTACGGGAAATGTGGAAGTATTGAAGATTGTAGGAAATTGTTTGAATTTATGGATCGAAGAGATGTTGTTTCGTGGAATTCTTTGTTATCTGCATATGCTCAGATTGGGGATTTATGTGAAGTTTTGTTGCTTCTCAAGAGAATGAAGCTACAAGGTTTGGAGCCTGGTTTACAGGCTTTTGGGTCTGTGTTGTCTGTGGCTGTGTCGACAGGTGATATGAGATTGGGAAGGTTAGTTCATGGCCAGATTTTAAGAGGTGGTTTTGTTTTGGATGCGCATATTGAAACATCATTTATTGTAATGTACTTAAAAGGTGggaacattaatgttgcatttaAAATGTTTGAGAGGAGTTTAGATAAGGATGTAGTTTTGTGGACGGCGATGATCTCAGGCCTAGTACAGAATGAGAATGCAGACAAAGCACTTGCAGTTTTTGATCAAATGTTTAAATTTGGAATGAAGCCATCTACCGAGACTATGGCTAGTGTGATTACAGCTTGTGCACAGCTCGGGGCCTTTAATTTGGGGAAATCGATTCATGGTTATATATTAAGGCAAAAACTGTCATTGGATACTGCTGCTCATAACTCTCTTGTTACCATGTATGCGAAGTGTGGCCACTTAGATCAGAGTTATATTGTCTTTGATAGGATGAGTAAAAGGGATTTAGTTTCATGGAATGCCATAGTCGCC
Proteins encoded in this window:
- the LOC25486215 gene encoding pentatricopeptide repeat-containing protein At4g04370; translated protein: MFKYKPKPHSLFILTAQKRFVALLPHPPSSSATTHSYNALINRHSTQGAHRQVLITYTSMLNANIPSDAYTFPSLLKACSFLNLFHLGNSLHQRVIVNGLSTDSYIASSLINFYVKFGYNDVARKVFDFMPERNVVPWTTVIGCYSKMGDVREAFSLFRQMRYEGIQPSSVTLLSLLFGVSEVPYVQCLHGCAIFYGFMSDLNLLNSMVNLYGKCGSIEDCRKLFEFMDRRDVVSWNSLLSAYAQIGDLCEVLLLLKRMKLQGLEPGLQAFGSVLSVAVSTGDMRLGRLVHGQILRGGFVLDAHIETSFIVMYLKGGNINVAFKMFERSLDKDVVLWTAMISGLVQNENADKALAVFDQMFKFGMKPSTETMASVITACAQLGAFNLGKSIHGYILRQKLSLDTAAHNSLVTMYAKCGHLDQSYIVFDRMSKRDLVSWNAIVAGYAQNGCVYKAFSLFNEMRSCHQTPDSITIVSLVQGCASTGQLHPGKWIHGFVIRNGLRPCILVDTSLVDMYCKCGDLDSAQRCFNLMPSQDLVSWSAIIAGYGYHGKGETALRLYSKFLETRIKPNHVIFLSILSSCSHNGLIDQGLNIYESMTRDFGFVPNLEHHACMVDLLCRAGKVEEAYNLYKRMFSDPVLDVLGIILDACRANGNKELGDIIANDIIKLRPMSAGNYVQLAHCYASINKWEGVGEVWTHMRSLGLRKIPGWSFIDIHGTITTFFTDHNSHPQFLEIVNTMTILREEMNKMEEVDLNFESNHTHYYNIC